A part of Rhodamnia argentea isolate NSW1041297 chromosome 8, ASM2092103v1, whole genome shotgun sequence genomic DNA contains:
- the LOC115741296 gene encoding F-box/LRR-repeat protein 20, which translates to MDNVLCDELLQEIFIRLPPSSQPAPSSSVPLVSKRWLRLYRESRTALSLRLAPSATLIPALSSLLSNYPSVSSLSLVLSSDPSSRTFSDNLLLLLCSHCARLRTLKFLAGPVSDFSLLSLSRTCTHMTHLTVSLSRPLGFNWVVSLSSLKELSVLVSSGDCAEGEFRGNSDYGVLESVELEAELGLESLCLSGVCRDDWGVSWLWRSCKKLRKLQLKGCEGIGDGGSYASFGRCLKGLQEVELRTCRSIVDGVLVKLAENCESLSSLLLYDGGSRDSLLHFISNCRCDLRKLDLRLPLDFKNDHLFALSLNCRNMSSLRLQSCCLVTGDGLRTFGIAMNGGLQELALINCDVVEREPGLLATLGQHLGQLRKLDLSYNEMLPDKELIAMLASCSQLIGLRLRGCKGLTDPAIVSICRRCKLLESVDLVQCCGIGEKAVESLVLNSPRLRQLQVEESKFSDAARTRASHKFIEVVAA; encoded by the coding sequence ATGGACAACGTTTTGTGCGATGAGCTTCTCCAAGAAATCTTCATCCGTCTACCGCCGTCGTCGCAACCGGCGCCGTCTTCTTCCGTGCCTCTGGTCTCCAAGCGGTGGCTCCGCCTCTACCGCGAGTCCAGGACCGCCCTCTCTCTCCGCCTCGCCCCGAGCGCCACCCTCATCCCCGccctctcctccctcctctccaACTACCCCTCGGTCTCCTCCCTGTCTCTCGTCCTCTCCTCCGACCCTTCCTCCCGGACCTTCTCCGACAACCTCCTCCTCTTGCTCTGCTCTCACTGCGCGCGGCTCAGGACCCTCAAGTTCTTGGCCGGGCCGGTCTCCGATttctctctgctctctctctcgagaacCTGCACCCACATGACCCACCTCACCGTTTCTCTCTCGAGGCCACTGGGTTTCAATTGGGTCGTCAGTTTGTCTTCTCTGAAGGAGCTCTCGGTGCTGGTCTCGTCTGGGGATTGCGCGGAGGGTGAGTTTCGGGGAAACAGTGATTACGGGGTTCTTGAAAGTGTGGAGCTTGAGGCTGAATTAGGGCTTGAGAGCCTCTGCTTGTCTGGGGTTTGTCGTGATGACTGGGGAGTTAGTTGGCTATGGAGGAGCTGCAAGAAGCTGAGGAAATTGCAGTTGAAGGGCTGCGAAGGGATTGGCGATGGAGGGTCTTATGCATCATTTGGTAGGTGCTTGAAGGGTCTTCAAGAAGTTGAGCTTAGGACTTGTAGGAGCATAGTGGATGGTGTTCTTGTGAAATTGGCTGAGAATTGTGAGTCATTGAGTTCTCTCTTGCTCTACGACGGCGGTAGCAGAGACAGCCTTCTTCATTTCATAAGCAATTGCCGGTGCGATCTGCGGAAGCTTGATCTCCGCCTGCCTCTCGACTTCAAGAATGATCATCTTTTTGCTCTGTCTCTGAATTGTAGGAATATGTCGAGTCTCAGGCTTCAAAGCTGTTGCTTGGTCACTGGTGATGGCCTAAGGACTTTTGGGATTGCAATGAATGGTGGTCTCCAAGAATTGGCATTGATAAACTGTGATGTGGTGGAGAGGGAGCCAGGCTTGCTTGCCACATTGGGACAACACTTGGGGCAGCTGAGGAAACTGGACCTGTCCTACAATGAGATGCTGCCTGATAAGGAATTGATCGCGATGCTCGCTTCGTGCTCCCAACTGATCGGTCTGAGGCTGAGAGGGTGTAAAGGGCTCACGGACCCAGCCATCGTTTCGATTTGCAGGAGGTGCAAGCTTCTTGAGAGCGTTGACCTCGTGCAATGTTGCGGGATCGGAGAGAAGGCCGTGGAGTCGTTGGTACTCAACTCTCCTCGGCTGAGGCAGTTGCAGGTCGAAGAAAGCAAGTTCTCCGATGCCGCGAGAACACGGGCGTCCCATAAATTCATCGAGGTCGTGGCGGCCTGA
- the LOC115741272 gene encoding cyclin-dependent protein kinase inhibitor SMR6-like: MGVSKKPQVDSGSSESEIKKWVVSGAVVKAMKPISTKARSRDGGEGDEADADAARSTTPTAREARIPEKLPCPPAPRKRRPPSSSCHMLTGAREFFNPPDLETVFKRHVERAK, from the coding sequence ATGGGGGTTTCGAAGAAGCCGCAAGTGGACAGTGGCTCATCGGAATCGGAAATCAAGAAGTGGGTCGTCTCTGGCGCCGTGGTCAAGGCGATGAAGCCGATAAGCACGAAGGCGAGGTCGAGGGACGGCGGCGAGGGCGACGAGGCCGACGCGGACGCGGCGCGGTCGACGACCCCGACGGCCAGGGAGGCGAGGATACCGGAGAAACTTCCGTGCCCGCCCGCGCCGCGGAAGAGGAGGCCGCCTTCCTCGAGTTGTCACATGCTGACCGGCGCGAGGGAGTTCTTCAACCCTCCGGATTTGGAAACTGTGTTCAAGCGCCATGTGGAGAGAGCCAAGTGA
- the LOC115741270 gene encoding denticleless protein homolog A, which translates to MEIRGSSRSFFQSVRSRELTGFRVRKRPYVADSTAVVSEVGAVAVEHRGDETPPLALSFCQTSKYSYILAVSDEDGYVSLFDTRPKFAPSTSCRESADKARIGDWVAHQNAIFDICWIKEDTKILTASGDQTIRLWDVEKMKSSSLLMGHAGSVKSLCSHPTNSDLIVSGSRDGSFAIWDLRCKCNTRNRLGEFCIGPTYMVKGAHPSPRNKWVRRGKAASTSTTAVLCLKDEVSVATAGAVDSTVKFWDTRNLKAQITQTCPDTKSATEKVRRLHGVSSLSQDSNGVLLSASCMDNRIYLYNILQLEKGPVTSFSGCHIESFYVKSKISPDASHLLSGSSDGSGYIWQVSKPDAAPITLNSHDGEVSAVAWSPHEAGKLATCSDDYTVRAWNIENKCCSTTRSASAIRKRVMAITTGECKRLLMTEDTEHVTKDPIPSSSKESQQINFRSSIMPPKISTPEAPKKNFDSSSHYLENYEKSPEATLRSPSSVLNPPSSVKRTIRDYFVAPS; encoded by the exons ATGGAGATCCGAGGCTCGTCCAGATCCTTCTTCCAGAGTGTCAGATCCAGAGAGCTCACCGGTTTCAGAG TTCGGAAGCGGCCTTACGTCGCCGACTCGACGGCCGTGGTAAGCGAGGTCGGAGCTGTCGCGGTCGAGCACCGCGGCGACGAGACGCCTCCCTTGGCCCTATCGTTTTGCCAG ACGAGTAAGTACTCGTACATTCTCGCTGTATCCGACGAGGATGGATACGTGAGCTTGTTCGATACTCGCCCGAAGTTTGCGCCTTCGACGTCTTGCCGAGAAAGTGCAG ATAAAGCTAGAATTGGCGATTGGGTTGCTCATCAGAATGCCATATTCGATATATGCTGGATCAAG GAAGATACCAAAATACTAACAGCTTCAGGGGATCAAACt ATAAGACTGTGGGATGTAGAGAAAATGAAATCCAGTAGCTTGCTGATGGGTCATGCAGGAAGTGTGAAATCTCTATGTTCACATCCAACCAATTCCG ATCTTATTGTCTCTGGATCAAGAGATGGATCCTTTGCCATATGGGACTTGAGGTGCAAGTGCAATACTAGAAATAGGCTGGGAGAATTCTGCATAGG CCCAACTTACATGGTCAAGGGAGCTCATCCATCACCTCGAAACAAGTGGGTCAGGCGTGGCAAG GCTGCTTCAACGAGTACTACAGCAGTTCTTTGCCTGAAAGATGAAGTTTCTGTTGCAACTGCTGGTGCTGTGGATAG CACTGTGAAATTTTGGGACACGAGAAATCTAAAAGCTCAAATTACGCAGACTTGCCCTGATACCAAGTCAGCTACTGAAAAG GTTAGAAGACTACATGGTGTATCTAGCCTATCGCAAGATTCAAACGGAGTGTTGCTTTCAGCATCATGCATGGACAATAG AATATACTTGTATAACATACTTCAGCTTGAAAAGGGTCCAGTGACTTctttttccggctgccacataGAATCATTTTATGTGAAG TCCAAAATCAGTCCAGATGCGTCTCACCTACTCAGTGGCTCAAGTGATGGATCTGGCTACATTTGGCAG GTGAGCAAGCCTGATGCAGCTCCCATTACTTTGAACAGTCATGATGGAGAAGTCTCGGCAGTCGCTTG GTCTCCACACGAAGCAGGAAAGTTAGCAACTTGTTCTGATGATTACACG GTTCGTGCGTGGAACATTGAAAATAAATGTTGCTCAACCACAAGGTCAGCATCGGCTATTCGAAAGCGAGTGATGGCAATCACGACAGGAGAATGTAAAAGGCTATTGATGACTGAAGACACAGAACATGTCACTAAGGATCCTATCCCATCTTCTTCCAAAGAATCACAGCAGATAAATTTCAGAAGCTCAATCATGCCGCCGAAGATCAGCACCCCTGAAGCACCGAAGAAAAACTTCGATTCAAGTTCACATTATCTAGAGAACTAtgagaaatcacctgaagccaCATTGAGGAGCCCCTCTTCTGTGTTGAATCCTCCATCCTCCGTGAAAAGAACAATTCGTGATTACTTTGTAGCACCGTCTTAA
- the LOC115741271 gene encoding LOB domain-containing protein 25-like: MASSSGYCSSPCAACKFLRRKCLADCIFAPYFPPEEPQKFANVHKIFGASNVSKLLNEVLPHQREDTVNSLAYEAEARLKDPVYGCVGAISVLQRQVIKLQKELDATNADLIRYTCREIPSTVSRPVHHRRRNNNNSMVQVYGDGGFDPNCGGYYHPLAWGNGHVGDGQEGDEGGM, encoded by the coding sequence ATGGCTTCATCATCCGGTTACTGTAGCTCTCCGTGCGCTGCTTGCAAGTTCTTGAGGAGGAAGTGCCTGGCCGATTGCATCTTCGCGCCCTACTTCCCTCCCGAGGAGCCCCAGAAGTTCGCCAACGTCCACAAGATATTCGGCGCGAGCAACGTGAGCAAGCTCCTCAACGAGGTCCTCCCCCACCAGAGGGAGGACACTGTCAATTCCCTCGCCTACGAGGCCGAGGCGAGGCTCAAGGATCCGGTGTACGGGTGCGTGGGGGCGATATCGGTGCTCCAAAGGCAGGTCATTAAGCTTCAAAAGGAGCTGGACGCGACGAACGCCGATCTCATCCGGTACACCTGCCGCGAGATACCGAGCACGGTGTCTAGGCCCGTGCATCATCGGAGGAGGAATAATAACAACAGTATGGTTCAAGTTTATGGAGATGGCGGTTTCGATCCGAACTGTGGTGGGTATTATCATCCTCTTGCTTGGGGTAATGGCCATGTCGGAGATGGCCAAGAGGGAGATGAAGGAGGTATGTGA
- the LOC115741316 gene encoding oleosin Ara h 10.0102, which produces MADRERDRDRPHQIQVHPQHRFNGGPGGKGIMPDRGPSAGKVLAVMAMLPAGGILLGLAGITFVGTIIGLCLATPVFILFSPVLVPAALVVGLAVAGFLTSGAFGLTALSSLSRVANYIRQATGTSPEQMAEHAKRRLADTAGFMGQKTKEAGQQVQSKAQEAGGERGGGGART; this is translated from the coding sequence ATGGCGGACCGCGAGAGGGACCGAGACCGTCCCCACCAGATCCAAGTCCACCCGCAGCACCGCTTCAACGGCGGCCCCGGGGGCAAGGGCATCATGCCCGACAGGGGCCCGTCCGCGGGCAAGGTCCTCGCTGTCATGGCGATGCTCCCCGCGGGGGGGATCCTCCTCGGCCTGGCCGGGATCACCTTCGTCGGGACCATCATCGGGCTCTGCCTGGCGACCCCAGTGTTCATCCTCTTCAGCCCTGTGCTGGTGCCGGCCGCGCTGGTGGTCGGGCTCGCCGTGGCGGGCTTCCTCACGTCGGGAGCGTTCGGGCTGACGGCGCTGTCTTCGCTCTCGCGAGTGGCGAACTACATACGGCAGGCGACGGGGACGTCGCCAGAGCAGATGGCAGAGCATGCGAAGCGGCGGCTCGCGGACACCGCCGGGTTCATGGGCCAGAAGACGAAGGAGGCGGGCCAGCAGGTGCAGAGCAAGGCCCAAGAAGCCGGCGGCGAgcgtggcggcggcggtgcgAGGACTTAA
- the LOC115741315 gene encoding protein ANTHESIS POMOTING FACTOR 1 → MAMASITALDDDTVRSMSIGAVFSDFGGKINSLDFHRKDDLLVTASEDDSVRLYDIANARLLKTTNHNKHGTDRVCFTHHPNSVICSSIHNLDSGESLRYLSMYDNRCLRYFKGHKQRVVSLCMSPINDSFMSGSLDHSVRMWDLRVNGCQGILRLRGRPTVAYDQQGLVFAVAMEGGAIKLFDSRSYDKGPFDAFLVGGDTSEVCDIKFSNDGKSVLLSTTNNNIYVLDAYAGDKQCGFNLEPSPSTPIEASFTPDGQYVVSGSGDGTLHAWNISRRNEVACWNSHIGVAACLKWAPRRVMFVAASSVLTFWIPNSEPELASAKGETGVPPEQVSL, encoded by the exons ATGGCGATGGCCTCGATCACCGCGCTTGACGACGACACAGTCCGCAGTATGTCGATCGGAGCTGTTTTCTCCGACTTC GGTGGGAAAATAAATTCACTTGATTTTCACCGTAAGGATGATCTTTTGGTCACAGCCAGTGAGGATGATTCGGTGAGATTGTATGATATTGCAAATGCCAG GTTGCTCAAGACCACCAATCACAATAAACATGGCACTGATCGCGTGTGCTTTACACATCATCCAAACTCCGTCATATGCTCTTCAATCCACAACTTAGATAGTGGAG AGTCCTTAAGGTATCTATCAATGTATGATAACCGATGCCTCCGCTACTTTAAGGGACACAAACAGAG AGTTGTTTCCCTGTGTATGTCGCCAATCAATGATAGCTTCATGTCAGGCTCTCTCGATCACAGCGTGAGAATGTGGGATCTCCGTGTGAATGGTTGCCAG GGAATTCTGCGTCTACGTGGCAGACCTACCGTTGCATATGACCAGCAGGGCCTTGTGTTTGCTGTAGCTATGGAAGGGGGTGCTATCAAATTGTTTGATTCACGCTCTTACGACAAG GGCCCCTTTGATGCCTTTTTAGTCGGTGGAGATACGTCCGAGGTCTGTGATATAAAGTTCAGCAATGATGGAAAATCAGTCTTATTATCAACCACAAACAACAACATCTATGTTCTTGATGCATATGCAGGAGATAAG CAATGTGGATTCAATTTAGAACCATCTCCAAGTACACCGATAGAGGCAAGTTTTACCCCAGACGGCCAGTACGTTGTATCAG GCTCGGGAGATGGTACTTTGCATGCATGGAATATCAGCAGGCGAAATGAG GTAGCATGTTGGAATAGCCATATCGGTGTCGCGGCATGCTTGAAATGGGCACCTCGCCGGGTCATGTTTGTAGCGGCATCTTCTGTCCTCACCTTCTGGATTCCAAATTCCGAGCCCGAGCTCGCTTCTGCCAAAGGAGAGACTGGAGTTCCGCCAGAACAAGTGTCACTGTGA
- the LOC115741240 gene encoding protein transport protein SEC31: MNTSQFMDKQIMDLASQGSAQSKDFIDLATEHHHHHSYPEEELDHAAVHGGRNGSTGDDGDDGVKREEIVPSYDFQPIRPIVVSNSPALSFDGGSARAWGSIDSKANANAAPVRNYSSLDSFEPAKIVAEKDHRAFDDSMVSEIDRTMKKHADSLLHALEGVSARLTQLESRTRNLENSVDDLKVSVGNNYGTTDGTMRQLENILRDVQGGVQVLKDKQEIMEAQFQLAKLQVSKADQQQDNLKASHVDSQQPVPSIPLQSLQQTSPASFAQPLPAMPNPNAPPPPPPQHNLPPPQQNIPPPVQLPNQFPPTQISHVPQRDPYFPAPAQAPEASNQQFQLPPTQQPPPPLPQAGPPHHQYQTVPQPQFSQPPPSPPQHPSMGPVNPPQPSLPHHPEETPYIPSQTYPPSLRQPSAQASSGPPPPQQFYGAAPQMFEPPLSRSSSGFSAPYSHPSGPSDMQYGGTPPYGSSSPMKSQPHTQSGGIGYPQLPTARVLPHALPTASAVSGNSGSSGTGNRVPIDDVVDKVTTMGFPRDQVRATVRRLTESGQPVDLNIVLDKLMNDSDVQPPRGWFGR, encoded by the exons ATGAACACGTCGCAGTTCATGGACAAGCAGATCATGGATCTCGCGTCGCAAGGGTCGGCGCAGAGCAAGGACTTCATCGATCTCGCCACcgagcaccaccaccaccacagtTATCCCGAGGAGGAGCTGGACCACGCGGCCGTTCACGGCGGCAGGAACGGCAGCACGGGGGACGACGGCGACGATGGTGTGAAGAGGGAGGAGATCGTGCCGAGCTACGATTTCCAGCCGATTCGCCCCATCGTTGTCTCCAATTCGCCGGCGCTTAGCTTTGACGGTGGATCGGCTAGGGCGTGGGGCTCCATCGATTCCAAGGCCAACGCGAACGCCGCGCCTGTCCGG aaCTATAGTTCACTGGATTCCTTTGAACCTGCAAAAATCGTTGCCGAGAAGGATCACCGTGCCTTTGATGATTCAATGGTGTCTGAGATAGATCGAACAATGAAGAAGCATGCTGATAGCTTGCTGCATGCATTGGAAGGTGTTAGTGCACGATTGACTCAGCTGGAGAGCAGAACTCGCAACCTCGAGAATTCTGTTGATGACTTGAAGGTATCAGTAGGAAACAATTATGGGACTACAGATGGGACAATGAGACAGTTGGAGAATATTCTCAGAGAT GTGCAAGGAGGGGTACAGGTGTTAAAAGACAAACAAGAAATAATGGAGGCTCAGTTTCAGCTTGCAAAACTGCAAGTATCCAAGGCAGATCAGCAACAGGATAATCTGAAGGCTTCACATGTGGACTCCCAACAGCCGGTGCCATCCATTCCTCTGCAATCACTTCAGCAGACTTCTCCAGCTAGTTTTGCACAACCTTTGCCTGCTATGCCCAACCCTAATGCTCCCCCCCCACCACCTCCTCAGCATAATCTACCACCTCCTCAACAAAATATACCACCTCCAGTTCAGCTTCCAAATCAGTTTCCTCCAACACAGATTTCTCATGTTCCTCAACGAGATCCTTATTTTCCCGCCCCAGCTCAAGCCCCAGAAGCTTCAAATCAGCAGTTCCAACTTCCTCCCACCCAGCAGCCACCTCCACCTCTACCTCAAGCAGGTCCGCCTCATCACCAATACCAAACAGTTCCTCAGCCTCAGTTTTCGCAGCCACCACCCTCACCGCCACAGCACCCAAGCATGGGACCAGTAAATCCTCCTCAACCATCATTGCCCCACCATCCTGAAGAGACGCCATACATTCCATCTCAGACCTACCCACCAAGCCTCCGTCAGCCCTCTGCTCAGGCATCTAGTGGGCCTCCTCCGCCCCAACAGTTTTATGGGGCTGCACCACAGATGTTTGAGCCACCACTTAGCAGGTCTAGTTCAGGGTTTTCTGCTCCATACAGCCATCCATCTGGGCCTAGTGATATGCAGTATGGTGGAACTCCTCCGTATGGTAGTAGCTCCCCTATGAAATCTCAACCGCATACGCAGAGTGGTGGAATTGGTTATCCACAGCTTCCAACTGCTCGGGTACTTCCTCATGCTCTACCCACGGCATCTGCAGTTAGTGGCAACTCAGGTTCCAGTGGAACTGGAAACAGGGTTCCTATAGATGACGTGGTTGACAAAGTGACGACCATGGGTTTCCCAAGAGACCAGGTTAGGGCTACTGTTCGGAGGTTGACGGAGAGTGGACAACCCGTGGATTTGAACATAGTGCTAGACAAGTTAATGAATGATTCAGATGTCCAGCCCCCTAGAGGTTGGTTCGGTCGGTAA